In Streptomyces sp. RFCAC02, the following proteins share a genomic window:
- a CDS encoding TetR family transcriptional regulator, giving the protein MAPRTRRSERREEPLSRERIVGAAVELLDTHGEKGLTFRALTERLATGPGAIYWHVANKDELLGAATDAVVAAAVGAAAPAASPRDGVRAVALGLFEATERHPWLAPQLATQLSRSPAGTVVPRIFEGIGRHVGALGVPEESWFTVTSALMHYVLGAAGQNAANTASARTAPPGGDRAAFLDGVSAAWEGLAPDAYPFTRAVAGRLREHDDREQFIAGVDLVLAGITALHPPAA; this is encoded by the coding sequence ATGGCACCGAGGACGCGTCGCTCCGAGCGACGGGAGGAACCGCTCTCCCGCGAGCGCATCGTCGGCGCGGCCGTCGAGCTGCTCGACACACACGGGGAGAAGGGGCTGACGTTCCGGGCGCTGACCGAGCGCCTCGCCACCGGCCCCGGCGCGATCTACTGGCACGTCGCGAACAAGGACGAGCTGCTGGGCGCCGCCACCGACGCGGTCGTCGCCGCCGCCGTCGGGGCGGCCGCTCCTGCCGCGTCACCGCGCGACGGCGTCCGCGCCGTCGCGCTCGGCCTCTTCGAGGCGACCGAACGGCACCCGTGGCTCGCGCCCCAGCTCGCCACGCAGCTCTCCCGCAGCCCCGCGGGGACGGTCGTGCCGCGGATCTTCGAGGGCATCGGCCGGCACGTCGGCGCGCTCGGGGTGCCCGAGGAGAGCTGGTTCACCGTGACCTCGGCGCTGATGCACTACGTCCTCGGCGCCGCCGGCCAGAACGCCGCCAACACCGCGAGCGCCCGCACCGCCCCGCCCGGCGGGGACCGTGCCGCCTTCCTCGACGGGGTGTCGGCGGCGTGGGAGGGGCTCGCCCCGGACGCCTACCCGTTCACGCGGGCCGTCGCCGGCCGGCTGCGCGAGCACGACGACCGCGAGCAGTTCATCGCCGGGGTCGATCTCGTCCTCGCCGGCATCACCGCGCTCCACCCGCCCGCCGCGTGA
- a CDS encoding VOC family protein, producing MIDSTVPVRVARPSRDLAAAERFWVDGLGLAVLWRTTGRVPDEHDLLMVGPPGAAWHLELTYDPGRPLEPTPTVDDLFVVYLGRPADASLIDRLVAFGGTRVPAHNPYWDEHGVTITDPDGYRLVLCSRTWV from the coding sequence ATGATCGACTCCACCGTCCCGGTCCGGGTGGCCCGGCCCTCGCGGGACCTCGCCGCCGCCGAACGCTTCTGGGTGGACGGCCTCGGCCTGGCCGTGCTGTGGCGCACGACCGGGCGCGTTCCGGACGAGCACGACCTGCTGATGGTCGGCCCGCCCGGCGCCGCTTGGCATCTCGAACTCACGTACGACCCGGGGCGGCCGCTGGAGCCGACCCCGACGGTGGACGACCTGTTCGTCGTCTACCTCGGCAGGCCGGCGGACGCGTCCCTGATCGACCGCCTGGTCGCGTTCGGCGGCACCCGCGTTCCGGCACACAATCCGTACTGGGACGAGCACGGGGTGACGATCACCGACCCGGACGGCTACCGCTTGGTGCTGTGCTCCCGCACCTGGGTCTGA
- a CDS encoding nuclear transport factor 2 family protein, with amino-acid sequence MYVTRDRALTAPARDTAAAVAELRDRAEITDALLRFGLGQDLKDKELFASAFAADAELDFRPAAAKWGAEPPLMSGRDTIVTTILAMFTGRVDTTHQITNTRIRIDGDTARLTALVEAQHLLIADPATHALLKNPYEVDLVRDGDRWVIRRLRIDNTWYTGEPTAIFG; translated from the coding sequence ATGTACGTCACTCGCGACCGCGCCCTGACCGCCCCCGCGCGCGACACCGCCGCGGCCGTCGCGGAACTCAGGGACCGTGCGGAGATCACCGACGCGCTCCTCCGCTTCGGCCTGGGCCAGGATCTGAAGGACAAGGAGCTGTTCGCCTCGGCCTTCGCCGCAGACGCCGAGCTGGACTTCCGCCCGGCCGCGGCCAAGTGGGGGGCCGAGCCGCCGCTGATGTCCGGGCGCGACACCATCGTCACCACCATCCTGGCCATGTTCACCGGCCGGGTGGACACCACTCACCAGATCACCAACACGCGGATCCGTATCGACGGTGACACCGCCCGGCTCACGGCCCTGGTGGAAGCCCAGCACCTGCTCATCGCCGACCCCGCCACCCACGCGCTGCTGAAGAACCCCTACGAAGTCGACCTGGTCCGCGACGGCGACCGCTGGGTCATCCGTCGGCTCCGCATCGACAACACCTGGTACACCGGCGAACCCACCGCGATCTTCGGATGA
- the erm gene encoding 23S ribosomal RNA methyltransferase Erm produces the protein MGRPLTGIEIDDRRAARLARRVQPPTRVVRADFLRHPLPSTPHVLVGNLPFHQTTAMLRRVLHAPGWTDAVLLVQWEVARRRAGVGGATMMTAQWWPWYDFRLVRRVPAAAFRPRPGVDGGLMTATRRDRPLVDPADGERYRAFVQRVFTGRGRGLAEILRAAVPRAAQGRLRAWLRANRALSTALPKTLTAEQWADLFALQRDSPPRAPERRSGQGRPSSWDRAATGRTR, from the coding sequence CTGGGCAGGCCGCTGACCGGCATCGAGATCGACGACCGGCGTGCCGCCCGGCTCGCGCGCCGCGTCCAGCCGCCCACGCGCGTCGTCCGCGCGGACTTCCTGCGCCACCCCCTCCCCAGCACGCCCCACGTCCTCGTCGGCAACCTGCCGTTCCACCAGACGACGGCCATGCTCCGCCGCGTCCTGCACGCCCCCGGCTGGACGGACGCCGTGCTGCTCGTGCAGTGGGAGGTGGCCCGCCGCCGCGCCGGTGTGGGCGGCGCGACGATGATGACGGCCCAGTGGTGGCCGTGGTACGACTTCCGGCTCGTCCGCCGCGTACCCGCCGCCGCGTTCCGTCCGCGCCCCGGCGTCGACGGCGGGCTGATGACCGCGACGCGGCGGGACAGGCCCCTCGTGGACCCGGCGGACGGCGAGCGGTACCGGGCGTTCGTCCAGCGGGTGTTCACCGGCCGGGGGCGGGGGCTCGCCGAGATCCTGCGCGCCGCCGTGCCCCGGGCCGCGCAGGGGCGGCTCCGGGCCTGGCTGCGGGCGAACCGGGCGCTGTCCACGGCCCTGCCGAAGACGCTGACGGCCGAGCAGTGGGCCGACCTGTTCGCGCTCCAGCGGGACAGCCCGCCCCGCGCGCCGGAGCGGCGTTCGGGTCAGGGGCGGCCGTCCTCCTGGGACCGGGCGGCGACGGGCAGGACGAGGTAG
- a CDS encoding rRNA adenine N-6-methyltransferase family protein, which produces MHTHRPGRHELGQNFLIDPAVIDTVVGLVAATGGPVVEIGAGDGALTLPSSGWAGR; this is translated from the coding sequence GTGCACACCCACCGTCCCGGCCGTCATGAACTGGGCCAGAACTTCCTCATCGACCCCGCCGTCATCGACACCGTCGTGGGCCTCGTCGCCGCCACCGGCGGCCCGGTCGTGGAGATCGGCGCCGGCGACGGCGCCCTCACCCTCCCCTCCAGCGGCTGGGCAGGCCGCTGA
- the amaP gene encoding alkaline shock response membrane anchor protein AmaP yields the protein MNRVLLALVGLLLVLAGLAGLATAAGVVPSGRPWPWHRTDDVILSHAERLHLRSQGWWWPVVIAVLSVVLLLALWWLFAQARRPRLGAVAVDTGDGGSAVLRGRALEEVIAAEAEALPGIDRARVTLIGRRAQPRLRVGLILAPQARPDEALTALRTVAIENARVSAGLRELPAEVRLRSAGHAPERVS from the coding sequence ATGAACCGTGTTCTCCTCGCCCTCGTCGGCCTGCTGCTGGTCCTCGCCGGCCTGGCGGGCCTCGCCACGGCGGCCGGGGTCGTGCCGTCCGGCCGTCCCTGGCCGTGGCACCGGACGGACGACGTGATCCTGAGCCACGCCGAACGGCTCCACCTCCGTTCGCAGGGCTGGTGGTGGCCGGTGGTGATCGCCGTGCTGTCGGTCGTGCTGCTGCTGGCGCTGTGGTGGCTGTTCGCGCAGGCACGGCGCCCCCGGCTCGGCGCGGTGGCGGTCGACACGGGCGACGGCGGGTCCGCCGTGCTGCGGGGGCGTGCGCTGGAGGAGGTGATCGCGGCGGAGGCGGAGGCGCTCCCCGGGATCGACCGGGCGCGCGTCACCCTGATCGGCCGCCGCGCGCAGCCCCGGCTGCGGGTGGGTCTGATCCTGGCGCCGCAGGCCCGCCCCGACGAGGCGCTGACGGCGCTGCGCACCGTCGCGATCGAGAACGCCCGCGTCTCCGCCGGCCTGCGGGAACTGCCGGCAGAGGTGCGCCTGCGCTCGGCGGGCCACGCCCCCGAGCGCGTGAGCTGA